The Branchiostoma floridae strain S238N-H82 chromosome 1, Bfl_VNyyK, whole genome shotgun sequence sequence GTTTCTGGCATTTTGTGTGGGAATCTCCGTCATTTTTGGCAGCCCCGTACCAGTCTACAAGGACTGTGGTAGGTCCAATATTGTTTTAAGGCGCGAGCACAGTGAAGCGTGAGTAAGAAAATTCGAATTCggcaaatttgttttcttctgaagGACTTATTATTGCAAAGGTCGTGTATTGTTCCTCGCCTTCTCTTCAAGATAGATACTCTCAGAGTCTAGCGCTACTAAGAAAAAGTAATGATGCATATCAAATGTTGCAAGTTGTCTCCTGGGTAGAGTTAAGCACCGATGGACTAAAAGATACTAGGTAAAAGATACTAAGTTAAAGTATACCGATGACGTGATATTTTAGGCTATTAACGGTTTATAAATgaatgtgactgaaaagactgTAGTTTTACGTCATCGCTCAGAAAGGTATTCATGAATGCCACTTCTTACGGAACGCTGTACGCGTTATATTTGTACAGGATCCAAAGCTGGGGCAAAAATCAACTCTATTGACATCACACCATGTGCAACTGAGCCATGCCCGCTTGTGAAAGGACGCAACGTCTCTGTGATTCTCGGCTTCACCACGAGTCAgtatatcatgttttgtccaaAGATCGCATTGCCACCACTAGTAGTCAATTTCAGATCAGTGAGTTAACCGTATTAGACTACAGAACACTTTGTCTGACTCGCGGGATAAGAGAACCCGAATAAAAGTCTCTATACATTTCGTATACGATCTTCAACTAGTAACCGTGACTTTTTTTAACTGACTCTAACAACGACCAAGGACTTAATTCATCGGCGCTGTATACAGCAGACGGACAAGCGTGCAGTTTACGCGTTTCCATAGTTATGTGACTTTACGGAACAAAAGTTGCTAATATCGTATCAAATAACATTAGTAAGCAATTCTCAGTATGATTAGAATACCCTGAATATAGAAGTCTTGTTATGTTTTTCAGACAAGCAGATAACGAAAGCCAGTGCTATTGTGCACGCCATCTTAGGCGGTGTCAGGGTCCCGTACCCTCTCCAGAACCCGGACGGATGTAAGGATTCAGGGCTGAAATGTCCATTAGCTGCCGGCGGAACTTACAACTACACATCCTCCCTCCTAGTGTCAAAGACTTACCCGTCGGTGAGGCATTATACAAGTGATAGATGATTCTAATGGCGCATATCTAGACCCTGGTTGTCATTATCTGGACACAATTACAATAAAGACAAATAAAAAGTGTTCCTGCCTACAATTTGATGAGAGCATACGATTTGACTTGACCTCTAACGTTACTGACGTCCCTCCCGATATTTTTCAGATCAAATTGGTGGTTGAGTGGGAAATAAAAGATCAGGACGGAGATGTCATCTGGTGCTTCCAGGTCCCCGCTCAAGTTGGAGGCTAAGTTAATAAGTTGGCACGTCACACTATGGAAAGTCATCCTTCTTTACCTATCCCTCAGAATGTACGATATGGGAATATATATATGGGAGTAAATTGGAACCTTTCAGATGATTCAAATAGCTCGTTTCGCTATCATCTATCTAAAGCGCATCGTTCATGACGGACTTATCGGGGAAATGTGTACTATACCACTAAGTTGCTTTCGATCACCTATTAGTAACTCTTGCGTTCTTTTGTACTGAACGGTGAACATGGCTTGGCCATGGTGCTTCCCTCAATAAAGTCTACGGTGTTAAAACTACGCATATGACCAATATTGTCAGTGATTGAACTTTGCATATTGACTGTCCAGTGCCTGTCACCGtgtgcatacattttgtattgtttttacCTATGATAACTAATCAACTAATAGGTCAACCGATTACTAATCGTAAGGGGACATTTATAGATGATGCTGCCAGCTGGAAGAGTAGCTCACTGGTGACAATATTGTGGTAGCAGAAACGTATTAAAAATCAGAAAGCTGGTGAATTATCAATCAATTTTAGATATTCCAATTGGAAACAGAGGCAAGGCAAAGTGAAGACGAAGTGAATGAGTTAATTTCCCCTGTTGTACAGGAGCCAAGGGAGTCTTTTTAAAACGCTTTGTCGCGGGGGTGGGAGCGCAACgctgctctccaacaagatctcttcagtgctACTTGCAAAAGATATTGGATCATATTGgagactatctgaaacgtctggccattttcaaaatcatatccagttgttcaAGTAAATGCTTTTGGGCGTAAATGGACAGCGTAATTGCGACATGAGACCTTTTAAGTTCCATCACCCCCCAAAGCACTGGACTACCCCCTTGCGAAGTGGCATCATCCAATACTCAGGAAGGTCAGGGGTCAGTTCTTAAGGCGGACAGGTACTGCAGGTTGGGTCGTCAGAACCAACTGTTACGGTTGTGTGTACGCCAAGTATAATGTGAGGTGTTTTCCGGAACAGCGGCCAAGGCGTTGTCTAGTCCTCCCAGTCCTGTAGTCTGTCGACATTCAGCAGTCAACATGGGCTGGCCAGACTTGAACTTGAGTAGTTCCACGCAGGTCTGTGTGCGTAATTGTCTCCTATATTCAACGTCTATTGTTTGTCTCCAATCCGAGCAATTAAGGGCTGCTGTAACGTTTATATATTGAGCTTTCCGTTAACAAAAAGTTGAATTAGTTTCAGTCCACCATGTGACAACTTGAACTGATTCAGTACTTTTCTGTAGGTGACTTTATGCGTAGCAACAGGTTGTGGGGTGGTTATGGCAGGCCTTCTTACCTTAAGACAGCTGAAGAAGTGGAGGATGAAGGGAAAGAAGACGGAACGCAGGAAGGATGTCGTGTACCTGCATGGCTTTCAACGTATGAAGTTCACACCCAGCTTAAGTGGGCCCTGTCTGAAGGTGGAAACGTGGCTGAGAATGGCTGGGGTCAAATATGAGGTCAGAGGCCTCTACTAAAGAAGCTACTACGAATATACCTGTAGTTCCAAAATTGCTTAGATATttgtttaacattttttttcagtggtcTGAATCAAGACTTTCTAGATGGACCTTGCACACCTGTTTCTAAGTTAAAGCATGCATGGCATTTCCCAAGGGATACTTTGATTttgtattaaaatataaaaaAGTTCATCAATATATTTGTAATTGGCATTTGTGTTAATATCTACTCCCCTAGTTTGTTGATGCCTCAAAAAGTGGTCAGAGGTCCAAATATGGACAGCTGCCCTTTGTGGAGCTGAATGGCACAGAGATTGCAGACTCCAACATCATCATCCAGCGGCTGGCCAGGCAGTTCAACGCAGATTTGGACGCTGACCTTTCACCAGAGCAGCAGGCTGTGGCACTGACCATCTCCCGTATGGTGGAGGAGCACACCAAGTGGTCAGAACCTTTCATTGCATGTTGAATGGTCATTTTTGTATTACTTATTAAGTACTTTtaatatccattgcttttaaaaacgatGCTAAATAGGGATATCATGTCAACGGACGGTGCTGATAGCTATCATTAAATATTTTCAACACATTGCAGTCAACTTGACTTCcctatatacaatgtaccctgtttaaaaaaatggatattGGTTACCCTGCAGCTGGAGGggaactagcattacattttCGTCAGTGGCAGTCACTTTTGAATTGAATTTTTCTCTCAGTTTAAAGATGATTTTGTAGCTAGATTTACAGCAGCATAATTCTTGTATATCCACCCAAACCCCAAAGTGCTAACCCAGGTGAACCTGTGTCTACAGGACCATGTATCAGTACTATTTTGTGGACCGTCTGGACCTGTTCACTCAGCTAGTGGGGTTACCTGGGCCCAGGATCATCCACTGGCTTATACGCAACAGGGTCTCAAAGATGGtgaggattttttttccttttaaactTACTAGCAGTAGCATGTCTACCTTGTGGTAGCTTTTCACTACTGTTGTAGCCTTGATTTGAACGTATTTGCCAGTTTGGTAAGTGATGCCAGGCTACACTAGTAGTCCTAGTAGTGTCActagaaacacaacagaaataaaagactatAAATTTTCCTATTTTGTGTTGTGCTTCTTAAAGGTTGTCTGCTGTTTTATGTGCAGATGCAGACCAAGTTGTACCACCAGGGTGTTGGCAGGCACAGTAAGACAGAAGTGTACCAGCTGGGAAATGCTGACATCAGGGCACTCTCTGCACTGCTGGGAGACAAACCATTCCTCATGGGGACCAAGCCTACCACAGTAAGGGGCTCAGTATCTATTGCCCACTGCTAGCAAGACAAAATATTGTACTTATTTTAAAGCAAATATGTCTGTTTAGGACGTGTTGCATTTATCTTGAGTGGGTAGCTAGTTGTTCCTCAAAAATACCAAAACTCCATCCTGTTTATCATGTTGCTACAAGATGCCAACATTACTCATAATTGTTTATCTAAAGATCTAGATTAACCAATCATGATTGAAGACACATTAATGAGCTGGAATAAGTCTTGAAAATGCCATCTCAAAAGAGACTATCTGCTGGATACTTACCATTTGCTACCCTTGAAACCCAGGTTGATGCTTCAGTGTTTGGACAGCTGGCGCAGGTGGTTTATACGCAGCTGCCGTCACCACACAGGCAGGTCATTATCAACTCCTGCGACAACCTGCTGGACTACTGCGACAGGATCAAGGACCAGTTCTACCCAGACTGGGAACTGCTGTGTGCTGAAGGGCACTGAAGATTAGTGTCATGGAAATGCCAActactgtttgtgtgtttacgGTGAAAAGCTTGAGACAACAAATCCATTAAAGGGAATATTGTTACAATGCACATGTAATTACTCATTGTTGATGTTCATCTAGACTAAAGGGAACTTCCAATATTAAAGCATCACAACATGCTGACCTCACCCCATTATATAAAACTGAATGAAATCTATATGATGTTAAGGACAGCAAGGATACTGATATTACTGTGCTAGAACTGCCAATGTGCTGGTATGGGACTGAAGGAAAGTAGTGCTCTGTAACTCTTAAGAGGAACAGAAAATTCATTGATGCTGCTTTGTACCTGTGCAGATGATGTCAGAGTGAAGGTTTGGTAGGTAATTTCAGTTGGCTTTTCAGTTGACTTGATGTTTGCAAAGTGGTATTTTTTAAACATAACATTGTGCAGGCAGTGGCATACTGGTACAGGATGATTGTACTTTTCATTGAGCTTGCAAATAAGACCTCTGCTGTATCATGTCTAAAATTTGTGGTGTAATATAATCAAAGTGTGCTGTTTAAGAGAAACTAAGAATGTGGTCACAAAAATGTAGATATTCTAGATCTTGCTGTACTTTTTGAACATTCCTATGCAAATGAAAACATCTAAATGGAGTTTCCCCATGTGTGGTGCTTGATTAACGAAGACATGAGACAGAAACGAGTTGGGTGGTAAATATCATGTACTCTATGATATTGATCAGAGCTTTCACTTTCAGAGAGGTACAACTGGGTGCAAATCCCAGGGCATGCACTGATGATACCTGGTGATATTTGGCACTATACACACCCtgcatcaaaatatacaaatactacatgtatgtacataaaatGCAGTGCAGAATAGAAAGAGCAGAACACTGACAAATCATGGCATTCACACGAAATATTCAATTCAGCAACATGCCTAAAGAATGTgatatacacaaatgtacatagcCTACAGCAATGGCATTAATTTCTAAGAGAGCTGATTATTCAGCATAGCAAATAATGGGCTAAACAAAAAGTAGAGTGGCTCTTATCCAGTCCATGGTAATTGCTATTGATTATACATTATTGTAAACATGCAATTTATCTTACCTagctaacaacaacaacaaaattcattaattcataTGCTATGACATGCTCAAAGCTAAGTAATGCGACAGCCTGAATGCTTGTTACCAACAAGGTTTAAGTGGGAAAAGAGTCCATTAACAGCTATTTAGCATCTGGTGGGGTATCTTGATAAATgcacaaaaataacaatttcaaaAGTCAAGACTGTAGACAAAAGTGCAAGGGCGAGTATAACTTTATACATTCATACCTATGACTGATCATATGGTGTATATGTGGCAACATCATCTGATTAGGTTTGACTTCCCATACTACTACCCAGTATCTACCATATGTTTAATTATATGGTTGCCCATACACACGTGTGTACAAAGGTAATTACAAATCCATTTTAAACTCATTCTGTACAGATATTGCAGCTTAACTTACCGACATATTTGCACTTTTCTTAAAAAAGACACCATCATTACCTACAAGAGAAGACGTACAAACTTGCCCTAATACCTACCAGTAGATGTAAACTTTCCCAATGACTTCTTCAgcttccaaagaaaaaaagttttgcttgAAAAAGGAAAACTTGTCAATTGACATCTACATGCCATAACCTGTAGCACACTGCAGTAGCTGATTGGCTACCCATTCTCTATGTCTTATGGGACTAGGCAGAAGAGAGGAGATTAAAGGTATTTCACCTGAGAAGATGCAACTTATTTATTAGAAAGAAATTACCATATTTACTTAAATATCTCTTCTCTTTCCATTTTTACTGGATGAAATAAGCAAATAAATAGTCCAGCTTGACAAGTGAGACCACTCTACCTTATTTTAGTTTATATGTACATGGCTCTTTTCCTATCATTTAAACAATCACAAACTAAATCATGAGAAACAACACCATGAACACAAGCTTTCAAATTGATGATTACTAGAATATGAAAATATTGCCTTACCTAAACTGTAAGTACCATGGGGTGATTTTGTTTACTTGCCATTCCCTATACCTTAAAATATTTGTATGTACAAACCTACCCTAAGTTGTTTTTATCAATACATTGGGTCTGTGAACCTACCAAAAGATGCAAAAGAAAAGTGTTTTCTCTACGTCTGAGATGTGACAGCTGATGATGAGTCAGTGTGAGGACCAGCATCATggtgatgtttgttttgtagtcTTTTCCAGGGCACAGCATGTCTCTATCTACAGTACCTATCTAGCTGTAACCATCCCCTATGCTAAGGTTCTGTCTCCTCTTCTTCCCCTGGCTGTGATGATAACCTTTCAATTCTCCGTCTCCGAATTTCATTCGCATCTGTTTCAGGCGGCACCTCTGTGTCCTCCGGGATAAGCGTTTCTGTTTGTGGAGTAAATCCCACTGCACCTTCCAGCTCACTCAGATCTAGGAAAAGTCAATATGATATTCATGGTTTAATGTTGCCTGGTCTAatgtttcaaatgaaatacatgtactcatcACATATCAACTGCAACTGCAagcaaaatatgtacattttgttcaagCACATATAATTGGCAATAAATTTTCTTTTGcatagacaaaaaaaatgtcttgatCGCTCAATTCCATTTCCACAAGGCTGGTCAAAGCTGGTAAAATCTTGAACAATACAAGGTATCACGAGTCATCAAGACATACACATACCTCCTGACTCTTCCTGACTCTGCCCACTTTCCTCTACTGCGGGTTTCTGTCCTGGGCTGCTAGGGGTCTCTTCTCGTGGTGACATCTTACTGGAAAGGACACTGGTTACCTCTGTAGTGTCTGCAG is a genomic window containing:
- the LOC118431035 gene encoding failed axon connections-like, with protein sequence MGWPDLNLSSSTQVTLCVATGCGVVMAGLLTLRQLKKWRMKGKKTERRKDVVYLHGFQRMKFTPSLSGPCLKVETWLRMAGVKYEFVDASKSGQRSKYGQLPFVELNGTEIADSNIIIQRLARQFNADLDADLSPEQQAVALTISRMVEEHTKWTMYQYYFVDRLDLFTQLVGLPGPRIIHWLIRNRVSKMMQTKLYHQGVGRHSKTEVYQLGNADIRALSALLGDKPFLMGTKPTTVDASVFGQLAQVVYTQLPSPHRQVIINSCDNLLDYCDRIKDQFYPDWELLCAEGH